Genomic DNA from Alkalihalobacterium alkalinitrilicum:
GAGGCTATACCTGGTAGAGGTATAAAAGGAACGGTCGATCAAGCGGAAGCGATTGTCGGGACTAGAAGGCTAGTGAATGATTATGGTATTGTGATTGAGGATCAGCATGAAGAAATGATGACTCGACTTGAACTCGAAGGCAAAACTGCGATGCTTGCTGCAAAAGATGGTAAATTAGCGGCCATTGTTGCTGTTGCTGATGAAGTGAAGGAAACGTCAAAAGAAGCGGTCCACCAGCTGAAAAGCATGGGGCTTCAAGTCGTCATGCTAACAGGTGATAATGAACGAACGGCTAAAGCAATCGCTGATCAAGTCGGAATTGACTCAGTATTCGCTGAAGTATTGCCTGGTGAAAAAGCGAAAAAGTGGAAGAGTTAAAGAAACAAGGGCATAAAGTCGTTATGATTGGTGATGGAATTAATGATGCTCCTGCGCTTGCGGTCGCTGATATCGGGATGGCCATAAGAACAGGAACAGACGTCGCAATTGAGGCATCTGATATCACGTTAATGCGTGGATATTTAATGGCTGTTCCACAAGCAATTAAGATGAGTCAATTAACAATGCGGATTATTAAACAAAACTTATTTTGGGCATTTATCTATAATTCCATTGGTTTGCCAATTGCAGCTGCGGGCTTACTAGCACCTTGGATAGCAGGAGCAGCGATGGCTTTTAGTTCAGTTTCTGTTGTTAGCAATGCTTTACGTTTAAAAAGGATAAAGCTTTGAAAAGAATTTCAATTGAAGAGGAGACATGTAAATGGTAAAAGAAACAATTAAAGTAAATGGAATGACTTTCGGTAGTAGGAGCACTTTCAAAGCTTGAAGGAGTAACGAAAGCTGAGGTTAGTTTAGAAAATAAAGAAGTGACAGTGGAATTTAATGAAAACCAAGTCACGATTGATAAACTAAAATCTGAAATCGAAGACACTGGCTTTGACGTCAAGTAATAAATAATAATAAAAGTAGATGAGGGGGCCAAATGAAAATTTGTGCTCCCTTCATATTTTTTTCACTTTAAACAAGTATACTTGTTTAGGATTAACGCTTAAGAAATTAGCGATTTTCGACATGGCTTTCGATAAATCATGACTTACTGACGAACTTAGTTGATATTCTAAAGAAAAATGGAATGGAGTGGCTCTAATGAAAAAATATAAAAAACGATTTCTTTTCTCAATCATCATTTCAGGAGCATTATTACTATCTGCATGTGGCGAAACGGAAGCAGTTCCTGAAGATGGAGAACTAGTTGATCAGGAAAATGAACTTGTAGAAAACATAGAAGAAACTAAAGAGGAAGACGCAAATATTCCAGAAGTTGTTGTAGCAAAAGAAGAAACGCAAGAAATAAGTCATATCCACGGGCTTGAAGTAAACCCACAATCTCCTGATAGTTATTTAATTGCTACTCATCATGGTGTAGTGGAATATGCAGGGTCAGAAGAAGCCTACGTTTTAGGGGAGATGCGCGATGATTTTATGGGATTCAGTCGTGTTGCAGATAGTACAAAGCTAATGTCAAGTGGTCATCCAGGTTTTGATAGTGACCTTCCAGACCCGCTAGGTTTTATGTGGAGTGAAGATTTTGGTGAATCATGGGAGATCAGAAGTTTGCTTGAAGAGGTAGACTTTCATGGACTTACCGCTAGCTATCAAGACGGTCAGCACATTTTAGGTTTTGCTTTAGATTATGAGAATAATTTTGAGTCTATGCTCCTTAGAAGTAACGACCAAGGGTTCAATTGGGAGAAAGTAGTAACAGTCGGTTTACCGCTCGATCATCATGGAGTCTACAATTTAGCATTTTCTCCTGAAAGTGATAGCATTGTATTTGCTGCGACGGCAAAAGGATTACTTCAATCTGAGGATAGTGGAGTAAATTGGACTGAAATTACGCCTGGTAATGTGACAGGACTTACTGTTGTCGGAAATAATGAAGTGTATTACTATGATGAAACAAATGACCAACTTTCTCTTTGGAGGGGAGATGAAAGTGAGGTTATTTCTTACCCAAGTGAGCAAGGGCCAGTTAATTATCTTGTTGTGAATGATAATGGACAACTTATTGTATCTACTGTAAATGCTTCATTGTTGTTAAGAGAAGAGGATTCGAACTGGAAAACATTGATTGACAATGGAAGAGTAAAGTAGAAAGGAAAAAAATATTGAAAAAATTATCTTTAGTAATAGTGGTTATGACAATCGGATTTTTTATTTGGTTTGGCAACTATCAACAATCCGTAGTGCTAAAAGATAGTCCATTTACCTTACCACAAGTAGGATATACGGCACCGACTTTTTTACTTAATGATTTCAATGGACAAGTGAGCGAATTAGAAAAATATAGAGGAGCACCTGTCCTCCTCAATTTTTGGGCTTCATGGTGTCCCCCTTGCCGGGTTGAAATGCCTCATCTCATTTCTGCATATGAGCAGTTTTCAGATCATATTCATTTTGTTGGTATTAATATGGCTCATCAAGATCGGCACGATGCGGCACTTGAATTTATCTCGACTTATGATGTACCTTACGAAAACCTAATAGACGAACATGGTCAAGTTGCGCGGCAATACCAGGTAACTGCTTTTCCAACGACAGTTCTATTAGATGGTGAAGGTGTTATTGTTTATCGACGGGTCGGTGGAATGACGGAGCGAGAAATCATAAGTGTAATGAATAGGGTGCTTGAGGAAGGAAGGGGTAATTGATGTTTGATCCATTAGCAACCATTCAACTCGGGCCCTTGCAATTAACTGTCACGATGATTACATACGTCATTACAGCGATAACCTTTTATGCGGTCCTTCGTTTATTATTACAAAACAATGAGGAAAATGAACGGGAAAGTATATTAAATCAAGTGAGTACGATGTATGTAATTTTTCTTATTGTGTATAAACTTTGGCCATTTGTATTCACCCCTTCACTTTTGCTAGATTTTAGAAATTTAATTTATTATGCTGGTGGACCAGGAGCTATAGTTGGGGCAAGTACCATAAGCTTAGTTTTTTTCCTTTTTCAATGGTTTAGAAAAGGTTGGTCCACTCAACTTGTCGATCGAATAAGTATCACTATTTTTAGTGGGCTTATCATTCATGCGTTGTTGTTAAAGGAAATGGGGCAATTTAATCCCCTATCCTTCGGTTGGAATATAGATGATCATTATGTTCATCCTGTTAATCTATATGAAACGGTGCTCTTCAGTATTTTTTTATTTTTTTCAATACAATGGACGAAAGATAAGGGAACAGGTAAAATCACGATCTTATTAATCATCGGATTTATTTTGACGAAAGCCTTGCTTGCGCCATTTCAAATCAAGTAATATAGATTTGATTGTGCTATAATAAAATTTATCGTTTTAAGAAAGGGGGCTAAAAAATGACAACATCGGTCGTACTAACCATTGGTGCAGCAATGATGGCGACACTAGCTATCATTATTCGCTTAAAAGCAACGAAAAAACCTGCATCGATAAAGAAGATCGTTTTACCTCCTTTGTTTATGTCTACAGGTTTTCTCATGTTTTTATATGAACCAACACGACCAGCACCATTACAAGTTATTGAGGCTCTTTCGGTGGGGATGCTCTTCTCCGTATTACTTATAAAGACATCAAAATTTGAAATCAAAAATCAAGAAATTTATTTAAAGCGTTCGAAAGCGTTTGGTTTCATTCTTGTTGGCCTGCTCATTGCTCGAATCGCGTTTAAAATTATAATAGGTGATGCTATTAACTTTGAAGAACTAAGTGGAATGTTCTTTTTGTTAGCATATGGAATGATTCTTCCATGGCGAATATCAATGTACTTATCCTTTAAAAAAGTGGAGCAACAATTGAAAAATACCGGGCAAAAAGAAATGGTGCCAGCTGAGACATAATATAAAAAAGGTTGGAAAGAATTCCAACCTTTTTATTTAAATAATGTTTGATATGGGGCAACATCAATTTGTTTTTCGTGTAGTTTTTTTAATAAAAACTTATGGTCTCTTTTTGGTGTTGCCAAAATATATCCTCTAACAACGAGCTCTTCCGTTATTTTTTCTGCTTGTTCTTCGCTTGCTAATTCACCTATTTTTCCAGCAATTTTTTGACGGGCAACATCACGGAAAAGTTCAGGGACTGGAGAAACAAGCTCTTCAAGGAGTTGCTTCATATCATCGGTCCATAAATGTCTTGTTTCATTAATATAATGATCTTGCCAATCTAAAATGGACATCCCATCTTCTTTTGGGAGCTTTTTTAAAAACTTTCGAAACATAAAATAGCCGCCAATAAACATAACTGTTACGAGGAAAATGGTCCAAAAAACGATAAACCACATAAACCATGTAGACATTACAAACACCTCTATACTTTCATTTAACCCATTAAATATTAACATAATAGTGGACGAACATAAAATATATTTTACTCGTTCACTGAAATTCTATAAAATAGATCATTGAGGTGGTTAATTGATGTTATTAGAAATTATAATTTATGCTCTTCATTTATTTATTTCAGTGATCTTTTTTGTTTTAATTCCATTACCTGTTTTAATCCATGTAAATGTAACAGAAGGTTCAGGGCGGATACCATTAATTTTGAAAATCTACAAAAAGATCATCACGATCGCACATGGTGCTATCATCGTTTTATTTGTCACAGGGGTCTTGATGCGATTTGATCTTTCGTTATGGACGGTCGTTGTGGTCATAGTGTGGGTCGTTATTGGGGCTTATTTAGGTTTGACAGCAAAGTTTGTCCGTGAGTCAATAGAAGCCATTGAAAATAAACAACCATATGAGGATCATGTTTATAAAGTAAAGATGTTTAGTACACTACTCATGCTTGCGATCATTGCAATGTTTATTATTAAATTTACCGATTTTCTATAAAAACGGAGCAAAAAAAGCGCACATTGCGCTTTTTTTTGTTGGCACTATTAATTATTAAGTGTGTACGTTTATGTATAATAAATTTCTATAAAGGGACAAGGATAACCTTACCCCAAATATTTACAGGTTATTTTACATATGCTGTTCCTACTATTACGAGTAGGATGAATAGTACAACGATGAGCGAAGTCAATCCGTTACCCAACAATTGGTTACATAAAGAAGGTGTTCATTACACAATTTAAAAGTACATCATACAAAGGAGGTCATAAAACATGGCAAACAATAGTAGTTCAAACAGATTGGTAGTACCTGGAGTTGAGCAAGCCCTAGACCAAATGAAGTATGAAATCGCACAAGAGTTTGGTGTGCAATTAAATGCTGATGGAACATCTCGTTCAAACGGTTCAGTAGGTGGAGAAATTACTAAACGCCTGGTACAAATGGCTGAACAACAACTAAATGGTGGTTTCACAAAATAATCTCCTCATCACACCTCCAATAATTAAATAAATGGATTGAAGAAGAAGTAGGATTTGTCCTACTTCTTCTTATTTTGTGTCAACGTTAGGATTACGTTTGAAAGGGTAGCAACACACATTTATACTTCAAGATTAAAAAATTAACACACTCAGCATTAACATGTAGTTCTATTATCTATATTTTTAAAAAAGTGGTAATACCGTGTTATCGACAAATGGGAGACAAATAACATGAGGGAAGACGATAACACGGCATCATCGTCAGCATAAACGTTGGAGACGAATTCACAATAAACGCTTAACTGTCGATTAGTGTTATTTTAATCAATATTATGTAAATTTAAACAGTTAGATGTTATTGTTGATTAGCAAGAAGAAAGACAAAATATTACGTAGAACATTATAAGGTGAATAATAACGATAACGAATATTAAAAATATAAAACTTTATATTAGAGAAAAACCTTTATTATCATCAGGCTACACAAAGTAGCCTGTTTTGTTATTGTCATAATTGTTGACGTTAATACAACCAATCCCTATACTAAAACAAGTTATCAATATTACATAAATTAGGTGAGCAAAATGGATTTTGATATTCAGTTTTTATCTTTCTTTGTCATTGATAGTGAGGGACAAGGAGAACAAGGCATGAAAAATTATAAGCATTATCAAACGTTAGATGAAGGATCGTATCTGAATCATCCGCTAAATGATTTTCTTGATGGTGAGCTTATGAAAATTTCAAAACGTAAAGTTGAAAGGCATCCAAAGTCAGAACAAGTCCCGACTAAAATTGGAAGGTTTCATGTTGAGGAAGGGTTTGGTTTAGCATCGAATCCAAACTTCAATCAATTCCATAAAATACGAACTGCAACAACTGCTGAGGAGTTTCAACATAGTTGCGAACAACTTGTTCGGTCGTATATGGATACAAGTTCGATTCGAGGTGGAGCCTTAATTGTGGCGAGAGCAAAATTAAATAAATATTTTGATGAACCGTTTGTTTTTGTTTTGAAATGTGATTTTGAACCGAAAGTTGCGACCATTACAGATGAAAAAAGCTTAATCCAACAAGTCGAAATGGCGATTACTACGAAAAATATGAAGTCTATTCAATACCCCTACATGCCAGAAGAAGGAATGGTCGAAGAGTGGGAACTAAAAATCCATCAATCGTCTCACTCCCGTTACTTTGAAGATTTCCTTAAGTTTGTAGAATATGAACGTTCCATGCCTGAAATCGTTAAAGATCAAGTGATTACGATGGCGAAGCAGTATTATGAAGATACAGGAATTATGCCTAACATAAAAATTACACAGCCTGAGGAAGATGAAGGTGCGGAAGGAGAAGAAACAGTAGAGACAGAAACGACAGAAACTGAAGATCAAACAGAAACGATAAATTCCGTAGAAGCAACAACAAAGACTGATACAGATTTTGCTATGACGATGGAAGTATGGGCGACAACCCCAAAACGTGAACTTCAAGAACAATGGTCCGCAGAACAGGTCATGGAAGCATCTTATCATTTAGTCGAACAAATTCCAGAGTTAGATTTA
This window encodes:
- a CDS encoding alpha/beta-type small acid-soluble spore protein, with the protein product MANNSSSNRLVVPGVEQALDQMKYEIAQEFGVQLNADGTSRSNGSVGGEITKRLVQMAEQQLNGGFTK
- a CDS encoding F510_1955 family glycosylhydrolase is translated as MKKYKKRFLFSIIISGALLLSACGETEAVPEDGELVDQENELVENIEETKEEDANIPEVVVAKEETQEISHIHGLEVNPQSPDSYLIATHHGVVEYAGSEEAYVLGEMRDDFMGFSRVADSTKLMSSGHPGFDSDLPDPLGFMWSEDFGESWEIRSLLEEVDFHGLTASYQDGQHILGFALDYENNFESMLLRSNDQGFNWEKVVTVGLPLDHHGVYNLAFSPESDSIVFAATAKGLLQSEDSGVNWTEITPGNVTGLTVVGNNEVYYYDETNDQLSLWRGDESEVISYPSEQGPVNYLVVNDNGQLIVSTVNASLLLREEDSNWKTLIDNGRVK
- a CDS encoding TlpA family protein disulfide reductase, producing the protein MKKLSLVIVVMTIGFFIWFGNYQQSVVLKDSPFTLPQVGYTAPTFLLNDFNGQVSELEKYRGAPVLLNFWASWCPPCRVEMPHLISAYEQFSDHIHFVGINMAHQDRHDAALEFISTYDVPYENLIDEHGQVARQYQVTAFPTTVLLDGEGVIVYRRVGGMTEREIISVMNRVLEEGRGN
- a CDS encoding DUF2621 domain-containing protein, which translates into the protein MSTWFMWFIVFWTIFLVTVMFIGGYFMFRKFLKKLPKEDGMSILDWQDHYINETRHLWTDDMKQLLEELVSPVPELFRDVARQKIAGKIGELASEEQAEKITEELVVRGYILATPKRDHKFLLKKLHEKQIDVAPYQTLFK
- a CDS encoding DUF3900 domain-containing protein, with protein sequence MDFDIQFLSFFVIDSEGQGEQGMKNYKHYQTLDEGSYLNHPLNDFLDGELMKISKRKVERHPKSEQVPTKIGRFHVEEGFGLASNPNFNQFHKIRTATTAEEFQHSCEQLVRSYMDTSSIRGGALIVARAKLNKYFDEPFVFVLKCDFEPKVATITDEKSLIQQVEMAITTKNMKSIQYPYMPEEGMVEEWELKIHQSSHSRYFEDFLKFVEYERSMPEIVKDQVITMAKQYYEDTGIMPNIKITQPEEDEGAEGEETVETETTETEDQTETINSVEATTKTDTDFAMTMEVWATTPKRELQEQWSAEQVMEASYHLVEQIPELDLSFKLDHIGIKALLSDFGVNVHIGKQNGRYYVLLEGDKLEFGKGASPVEFLRPNEMKDIIDKIGK
- a CDS encoding YjcZ family sporulation protein, with amino-acid sequence MLGNGLTSLIVVLFILLVIVGTAYVK
- a CDS encoding CcdC family protein translates to MTTSVVLTIGAAMMATLAIIIRLKATKKPASIKKIVLPPLFMSTGFLMFLYEPTRPAPLQVIEALSVGMLFSVLLIKTSKFEIKNQEIYLKRSKAFGFILVGLLIARIAFKIIIGDAINFEELSGMFFLLAYGMILPWRISMYLSFKKVEQQLKNTGQKEMVPAET